TTGCCAATAATGACGATGAAGCGCTTGAAGCTTCAATATATAAAAATCTTAAGATAAGCATTTCCAAAAATAACAAAACCCAGAACTTTGAATTTCAATACGGAAATGGGGGTGAAACCAACAATGAATTTCGAACTATAGGGGATCTGCAAAAACTTCTCAAAGACAAAACAGGCTTAGATCTAGATATTGCCAAAGACAAAAATGGAAAGCTCAAATCACCGCTGTCCTTACAGATTTCAAACAATGAAGAAGACCTCAACCTTTCGCTTGAAGGATCTTTGGCTGAAAAACTCGGATTAAATGCCGTTGATATACCTTTTAAAAAAGGTGATTTTCAAGAATCTACACCCATCAAAATTCCTGCTTACAGCACATCAACTGAAATTTATGACAAAGATGGAAAAAAATTTCTACTCAAAAGTGATTATTTTATGACTGATTCAGGGGATAATAAAACCAACCCTCCAATCACCCAAAAATGGGAAGTAAAAAGTGCGGTTTATGATTTCAAAGGTCAAAATATGATCAGTAAAGCCCCCGTGCAACAAACCATTGAATTTGACGAAAATGACAACATCATAGCCGCTCCCATAGAGCTTGACTTCAAAGAAAACAAAATCCAATACTCACTTTCAGGTAGCAAAGACTATAAATCCACTAATCTCCCCTACCAAGAATCCAAACTCACACAAGTAACTCAAAATGGAAAACCTGAAGGATCACTTAAAGAAATACGCGTCGATGAAAACGGTATCATTTATCTTGCTTTCAGCAATGGGGCGATGGAATCTATGGGAAGAGTAGGTATCGCAGCTTTTATCAATGATCAAGGCTTGAGAAAAACAGGTGGTAATTTATTTGAAATGACCTCAAGTACTCTTAATGGAGAAAATAAACTCTTAAGCGGAAACCCTATCTTGGGTTGGAATGAAGAAGATGGGATATTAAAATTTGGGAAAGTAATGTATAAATATCTTGAAACTAGCAATGTAGATGTCGGAAATGCACTCACAAACCTCATTTTAATGCAAAGAGGTTATTCAATGAATGCCAAAGCTTTCAGCACTGGAGATGATCTCATCAAAGAAGCGATTAACTTGAAAAAATAAAAATATGATTATTTTCTAAATATCTCCTGCAGCATTCCTTTGCTCATACCACAAACGAATCTTTGCTCCCACACTTCTAAACGGATCAGGTGGCATCATACCAGCACGATTATTTTTAAGAATAAAATCCAAATTCTCTGAACTTTTTCCCGATATAAGTTCAGCAATATAATATCCTAAATATGTACCTTTAACCACTCCTACGCCGTTTGATCCACCAATTACATAAACTCCATTTTCAAGCTTTTCAAAAATAGCTTGGCGATTAAGAGTGACACAAATCATTCCACCCCAAGTAAAATCAAAACGCTTATATTTGAGCGCAGGAAATCTCGCTTCAAAAGAATTCCGATGGCATTGATAGACTTTTTGGAGTTGATGAGGATTGCTTTTCATATCGGGTATAAAATCAAGCACATTGCGAATAAAAATTCTTCCCTCAGGAGTTAGCCGCAAAGTACTTCCAGCAGGATGAGCAGAAGTGAGACCATAAGGAGAAATCCCCTTAAAATGGGTTTCCAATTCTTGAGGAGTCAAGGGTTCGGTTAAAGAAGCATAAGTAAAAACAGGAACTTGCCGATGAGCAATAACTCCAAACTCTTCCAAATGCGAATCAAGCGCAAGCAATACTATGGGAGCTTCTACACTACCCCCTTGTGTATGGAGGATATGTGGAGAACCATATTGAATCGAAATTATCGGGCTTTGTTCAAAAATGCAAACTTTATTTTCCAAAATCTTTGCATAACCGCGGATAAGTGCTGCTGGATTTGCCAATACACACCCTGAGGTATAAATAGCTTCCTGATAATAAGAACTTCCAAGTCTTTTTTCAAGCTCCAAACCCTTAAGACGCTCAAAAGCAAATCCGCAGGGCTTAAGACGGGCTTCAAAGGTATCAAGTCCTTTAATATTGGAGGTTTCGTGTGCAGCCATATATTTGCCAGCTTTTTGCCAAGAACACTCGATACCATATTCTTCCACAGCCTCTTGGAGAAGATTGATTCCAAAAGAATTCAACTCATAAATTTTTTTATCCCTTTGCAAATCTGGAACTGCTGTGTCCAAATTATGGGGTAAATCAATTAAAAAACCGGCATTACGCCCGCTTGTCCCCTCTCCAATTCTAAGCGCTTCAACCAAAGCAATTTTTAAATCCGGATGGTTTTGGCTCAATCTTGCGGCTGCAGAAATTCCTGAGAACCCTCCTCCAATTATGACAATATCGACTTTGATATCTTTCTTAAGACGCTCACCTATAGGTTCAAAACGATTGGAAGTTGTTTCAAACCAACCCAAATCACCATCAATTTGTGGAAAATTTTTTATTTTGCGCAACATTTTATCTCCTTAAACATTTCTAATCCCTTTGCCTAGATTGCATAAAATCAAATCTTATATAAGGTTCTTTGACAATCAATTAAGCCGTTGCAAGTTATAACAAAATTCCTTTTAAAATGATTTTACAGCATAACTTCTCAAGTTCATATGACCCTAATCAAAGCAAATATTCAATAAAATCCAACTATAATTCTCCCAACTTGATTCGCTTAAGGAATGCTCAATAAATGAATGTCCAAAAGGGGCTTAATCTCAACGCCGAACAAAAGCAAGCTGCTATGGCTCCCAAAGGACATAATTTAGTCATTGCTTCAGCAGGCACAGGAAAAACTTCCACAATCGTAGGCAGGATTGCACACTTACTAGACTCTGGCATTGATCCCAAAGAAATCCTATTATTGACCTTTACCAATAAGGCAAGTCTTGAAATGATTGAGCGCGTCTCAAAAATTTTTGGCGAAAAAGAAGCAAAACAAATTGAATCAGGAACATTCCACGCTGTGGCTTATCGTTACCTTAAAGAACATCTCAAAATCTCTCTCAAACAGCCTAGAGAACTCAAAGTTCTTTTTAAAAGTATTGCCGAACACAGAATTTATGCCAATAAAGGAACAGCTTCTCCCTACTCTGCTCAATACCTCTATGATATCCATTCCTTATACCTCAACTCCCAAAAAGAACAAAGCTTTGAAGAGTGGCTCAAGCAAAAATCTCCCGAACAAGCTCTATATATACCTGTTTATGAAGGGATACTTGATGAGTTTCAAGCACTAAAAAAAGAGTATGGTTATGCTGATTACAATGATCTGTTGATAATGTATCGCGATGAAATGTCTAAACAGGAAAGCCCTTATCAAGAAGTCTTATGCGATGAATACCAAGATACCAATCCGCTCCAAGATTCCCTTATTGATGCCATTAACCCCGAAAGTCTTTTTTGCGTGGGGGATTATGATCAAAGTATTTACGCTTTTAATGGAGCAGACATCAGCATTATCAGTAACTTTACTACTAAATACAAAGATGCTCACGTCTTCACGCTAAAAAAAAATTATCGCTCTTCCTATCCTATTCTTGATTTGGCAAACAGGATTATTCAAAAAAATGAACGCATTTATGAAAAAAGCCTTGAAGTCGTAAAAACAGGCGAATATTCCCCTCCTAAGCTACTTGCATATGAAGAACTTTTTTTACAATATCAGGGTATCGCTAAAAAAATTGCAACAAGCAATTATAACCTTGATGACATTGCTGTAATTTTCAGAAACAATGCAAGTGCTGATGGTTGCGAAGCTTCCTTGCGAGAAATGGGTATTCCTTCAAGACGCAAAGGAGGAATCAGTTTTTTTGATACCAAAGAAGTTTCACTGATGCTTGATATCTGCTCCTTGATTTACAATCCCAAAGATATGATGGCCCATATTCACACATTAAGCTATGGGAGTGGGATTGGAAACTCAATTGCCAAAGATATTTATGAAGCTCTTAATATTTTAGGCAATCGTGATACAAAAACAGGTTTATTAGCACCTGATTTTAATATCAAACCCTATGCTTCAAGAAGCAAAAATACACAATTAGGATTATTTGATGACTTCTTTGCTCTACAAAACAGCGCAAGATTCGATACATTTTTGCCAAAAGATTTTTGTTCCCATCCCATTCTTTCTCACCCTAAACTCACAAAAGAAGGGGCAGTTTTTCTAGGAAAGTTTTTTATAATGTATCAAAGAATCTATTCTTTAAGTTCTCCGTTTGATCTGATAACAACAATCGCAAAATCTGAATTTTTCAGACATATTATAGAAATTTTAGGGCGAGAGAGGTCAAAAAATAAAGATGGCACTTTCGATGAAAATCGCAGGATAGAAGCAATGGAAAAAATTGATCGTAAAATCACTTTACTGAGTGATTTAGCTAAAAACTACCGAGACATCGGGCGATTTTTAAATGCAATGATTTTAGGCTCAAATGAGGCGAGCGAAGGAAGTGGAGTAAATCTTTTGAGTGTCCATGCAAGCAAAGGTCTTGAATTTCGCGATGTCTATATCATTGATTTAATGGATGGGAGATTCCCTAACCGCAAACTCATCTCTAAGGGCGGGAGTATAGAAGAAGAACGCAGACTTTTCTATGTTGCCATCACACGTGCTAAAGAAAATCTTTATCTCTCCTATGCCAAAAAAGATGCGGTTAAAAATATCGATTATGAACCTTCAATTTTTCTTTATGAAGCAAATATGCTCAAACCTAAAAATTTAAATGTTTGAATTGAAACATTAAAAATCCATATTCAAACCGATAAAATATCTTCTGCCTTCCCTGACATAGTTATAGTTATTAACATAAGTCGCAGAAGAAGCACCATTTGCAACGGCAGGAACATAATCAATAAAATTCTGATTGAGAAGATTATAAATCCCTGCGTGCAGACGCAAAGTCTTTGTTATATTATAATGACCACCTAAATGCAGTAAAAAATAATTATTATAATAAGGACTCAAATTTGGATTATTTCTTTTGAATTGTTCCAAAGCTGATAGCGAACCCGCACTTGAACCACCCCTACCTCCAATATAGACCCTAAGTTGTTTGGCACGATATTCCCCTCGAAGATAAAATCCAAAATTCCCAATAGAATAATTTAACGAAGTATTTAAGCTATGCTCAGGAATATCTGTCAAAGGAATCCCCTTAGCCGCCCCTGAAGTCTGTTGTGTCTTTGTAAAAGTATAACTAAGATTCAAACCGACATCTCCATAAACAATATTAATGGGCTTAATCCCAAAAAATACTTCTGCCCCATAAGCAATCGCAGAATCGGCATTAATATTATAACTACAAGTGCTCACAGCAACGCATATGCCTCCTCCAGAAACTGGTATTTGTTGATCTTTGGATATTGAAACACTTTGTATCTTATCACGAAAAATATTATAAAATCCGGTCAAACCAATATCTGTCCAATCGGTTTCAGAAAGAAATCCGAATTCGAAGTTAATAGAAGTTTCGGGTTTTAAATCAGGATTTCCATAAGTTGGAACGGTTCCTTGAGCTGTAATCCCATTCACTCCACGAACAAGCTGAGAAACCGTAGGGGTTTTATACCCTGTGGAAATCCCCCCTTTGAGGGTAAGCCAATCA
The sequence above is a segment of the Helicobacter sp. 12S02232-10 genome. Coding sequences within it:
- a CDS encoding flagellar hook-basal body complex protein; the encoded protein is MNDTILNSYSGIKTHQFGLDSISNNIANVNTTGYKENIPEFKSLFSAHLDSLNSSSITSNDRNFGASGASNAISTKSGNYHQSDGEFDMAYQGKGWFIVGSNKEGDFKIEKDGYEQKQPNYFTRNGSFTRDGDGYLVNSQGYYVYGINLGKIQNGVFVSSNDTDGDTKKLAGNELTPLNIPQELKFQPVLTSKVDISINLNPKDNFKNAQDFFLDSQGNFLEEKFKAQDINALANNDDEALEASIYKNLKISISKNNKTQNFEFQYGNGGETNNEFRTIGDLQKLLKDKTGLDLDIAKDKNGKLKSPLSLQISNNEEDLNLSLEGSLAEKLGLNAVDIPFKKGDFQESTPIKIPAYSTSTEIYDKDGKKFLLKSDYFMTDSGDNKTNPPITQKWEVKSAVYDFKGQNMISKAPVQQTIEFDENDNIIAAPIELDFKENKIQYSLSGSKDYKSTNLPYQESKLTQVTQNGKPEGSLKEIRVDENGIIYLAFSNGAMESMGRVGIAAFINDQGLRKTGGNLFEMTSSTLNGENKLLSGNPILGWNEEDGILKFGKVMYKYLETSNVDVGNALTNLILMQRGYSMNAKAFSTGDDLIKEAINLKK
- a CDS encoding FAD-binding oxidoreductase, which gives rise to MLRKIKNFPQIDGDLGWFETTSNRFEPIGERLKKDIKVDIVIIGGGFSGISAAARLSQNHPDLKIALVEALRIGEGTSGRNAGFLIDLPHNLDTAVPDLQRDKKIYELNSFGINLLQEAVEEYGIECSWQKAGKYMAAHETSNIKGLDTFEARLKPCGFAFERLKGLELEKRLGSSYYQEAIYTSGCVLANPAALIRGYAKILENKVCIFEQSPIISIQYGSPHILHTQGGSVEAPIVLLALDSHLEEFGVIAHRQVPVFTYASLTEPLTPQELETHFKGISPYGLTSAHPAGSTLRLTPEGRIFIRNVLDFIPDMKSNPHQLQKVYQCHRNSFEARFPALKYKRFDFTWGGMICVTLNRQAIFEKLENGVYVIGGSNGVGVVKGTYLGYYIAELISGKSSENLDFILKNNRAGMMPPDPFRSVGAKIRLWYEQRNAAGDI
- a CDS encoding ATP-dependent helicase, with protein sequence MNVQKGLNLNAEQKQAAMAPKGHNLVIASAGTGKTSTIVGRIAHLLDSGIDPKEILLLTFTNKASLEMIERVSKIFGEKEAKQIESGTFHAVAYRYLKEHLKISLKQPRELKVLFKSIAEHRIYANKGTASPYSAQYLYDIHSLYLNSQKEQSFEEWLKQKSPEQALYIPVYEGILDEFQALKKEYGYADYNDLLIMYRDEMSKQESPYQEVLCDEYQDTNPLQDSLIDAINPESLFCVGDYDQSIYAFNGADISIISNFTTKYKDAHVFTLKKNYRSSYPILDLANRIIQKNERIYEKSLEVVKTGEYSPPKLLAYEELFLQYQGIAKKIATSNYNLDDIAVIFRNNASADGCEASLREMGIPSRRKGGISFFDTKEVSLMLDICSLIYNPKDMMAHIHTLSYGSGIGNSIAKDIYEALNILGNRDTKTGLLAPDFNIKPYASRSKNTQLGLFDDFFALQNSARFDTFLPKDFCSHPILSHPKLTKEGAVFLGKFFIMYQRIYSLSSPFDLITTIAKSEFFRHIIEILGRERSKNKDGTFDENRRIEAMEKIDRKITLLSDLAKNYRDIGRFLNAMILGSNEASEGSGVNLLSVHASKGLEFRDVYIIDLMDGRFPNRKLISKGGSIEEERRLFYVAITRAKENLYLSYAKKDAVKNIDYEPSIFLYEANMLKPKNLNV